A single Gemmatimonadales bacterium DNA region contains:
- a CDS encoding type II toxin-antitoxin system RelE/ParE family toxin — translation MIRSFRDRDTERLFRREPVRKWSEALQRTGLRKLLMLDAATRLDDLRVPPANRLEKLAGRRAGQYSIRVNDQWRVCFRWSGGDAYDVEIVDYH, via the coding sequence GTGATCCGAAGTTTCCGCGACCGCGACACCGAGCGCCTCTTTCGACGCGAGCCGGTCCGGAAATGGTCGGAGGCATTGCAGCGCACCGGCTTGCGCAAGCTCCTCATGCTCGACGCCGCTACCCGCTTGGATGATCTCCGGGTCCCTCCAGCCAATCGGCTCGAGAAACTGGCGGGGCGCCGAGCCGGGCAATACAGTATTCGGGTGAATGACCAGTGGCGGGTCTGTTTCCGCTGGTCGGGAGGCGATGCATACGATGTCGAAATCGTCGACTACCACTAA
- a CDS encoding HigA family addiction module antitoxin — protein sequence MSKSSTTTKRRLAPVHPGEVLREEFLLPLGLTQYRLAKGLSVPPRRINEIVHGTRAVSADTALRLARFFGTSERFWLNLQTAYDLELERDRLEGRLEREVEVLARAG from the coding sequence ATGTCGAAATCGTCGACTACCACTAAGCGGCGGCTGGCGCCCGTACATCCCGGTGAGGTTCTTCGGGAGGAGTTTCTCCTGCCTCTCGGCTTGACCCAGTATCGCCTCGCCAAGGGACTGAGTGTTCCTCCTCGCCGCATCAACGAGATCGTGCACGGCACCCGAGCCGTCAGCGCGGACACGGCCCTTCGGCTGGCGCGGTTCTTCGGCACCTCGGAGCGCTTCTGGCTCAACCTCCAGACGGCGTATGACCTGGAGCTCGAGCGCGATCGGCTCGAGGGCCGGCTGGAGCGCGAGGTGGAGGTGCTCGCCCGGGCGGGCTAG